The window ACGACCATGATGCCGCCCGCGTGCTGCCCCGTGGTCGCCTTGACCCCCATGCAGCCGCGCATCATGTGCTCGATGTAGGCACGCCCCTTCGCCTCGCCCATGTCCTCGTAGTAGTGCATGGCGTAGCCGTAGGCGTTCTTGTCCTGCAGACCCGAGATCGTTCCCGCGCGGAACACGTTCATCTTGCCGAACAGGACTTCGGTGTATTTGTGCGCGATCGGCTGATAGTCGCCCGAGAAGTTGAGATCAATATCGGGGACTTTGTCGCCGTCGAATCCAAGAAAGACGGCAAACGGGATGTTATGCCCGTCCTTCGTGAGCGGCGTGCCGCAGACGGGGCAGTCCATCGACGGCAGGTCAAAGCCGCTCCCGACGGAGCCGTCCTCGATGAATTTGTTGTACTGACAGTGGCGGCAGCGATAGTGCGGCGGCAGGGGGTTGACCTCGGTGACGCCGATCATGGTGGCGACGAAGGACGAGCCGACGGAGCCGCGCGAGCCGACCAGATAGCCGTCGTTGTTGGATTTTTTCACGAGCCGCTGCGCGATGATGTAGAGCGCGGCAAAGCCGTGCTTTAGGATCGGCTTCAGTTCGAGTTCGAGGCGGTCGGAGACGACCTTCGGCAGGTTCTTTCCATACAGTTTCCGCGCCCGTGCATAGGACATCTCCTGGATCTCGCGATCCGCGCCCGGCACGGTCGGCGCATAGAGTTCGTCGGGGATGGGGAGGAAGTGCTCGACCATGTCGGCGATCCTTCGCGGATTTGTGACGACACACTCGTACGCACGCTCTGCGCCGAGGTAGTCGAACTCGGCGAGCATCTCCTCCGTCGTCCGCAGGTAGAGCGGCGGCTGCCGATCTGCGTCGCGGTAGCCGTTCGCCTTTTGGATCATGGCGCGGTAGACGGCATCCTCGGGATTCAGAAAGTGCACGTCGCAGGTCGCAATGAGCATTTTGCCGAGTTTTCGCGCGAGCGCATCGACCTTGCGGTTGATGTCCCTGAGATCCTCGTCGGTCTGCATGGGGAAACGCTCGTCATATTTCAAAAAGTCGTTGTTATGGATGGGCTGGATTTCGAGGAAGTCGTAGAACCGTGCCATCTCCTCCAGTTCCTCGTCGGGCCGCCCCGCGACGATGGCGCGGATGAGTTCGCCCGCCTCGCACGCGGAGCCGACGATGATGCCCGCACGGTACTGCTGCAGCACGGCACGCGGGATACACGGACGGCCGCGCTTTTTCGTGCCGCGAAAATAGCGGATGTGCGAAAGGGAAACGAGCCGGTAGAGGTTATACAGTCCGGTCTTGTTCTGTGCGAGGAAGATGATGTGATGGGCGCGCTGATCCTCGGGCTTGTCGAGGAGATAGCCCTCCATGCCGTAGATGATCTTGATGTCTTTGCCCTTTTTCCTCAGGGCGCGTGCCGTATTCATCGCCTCGGGAAATGCCTGCACAACGCCGTGGTCGGTGATGGCAACGGCGGGCCAGCCCCAGCGTGCCGCCGTCTCGACGAGTACCTTCGGCGGGACGACGGCATCGAGGGCGCTCATCTTCGTATGGGCGTGCAGCTCGACGCGCTTCACCTCTGCCGTGTCCTCGCGCTGCGGGACGTTCCTCTTTTCCATGCTGTCGATGAAAAGGACGTAGTCGCTGACGAATTTGTCGTATTCGATCTTTCCTTGGATGCGGACGGAGCAACCCTTTCCGATTGCCTTGAGGATGCGCTCGACCTCCGCGTCCACCTCCTCCTGTGTGGTCTTGCCGCGTGCGCCAAAGAATTTTTTGCACGCGATTCCATTCGTCTTGTCAGCAAATTTGAGGAGGAGGATCTGTGCGCCTGACTTGAGTTTGTTCGCCTGTGCGCCAAAGACTTCGCCCGCGAGGACGATGCTTTTCACCTCGTCCTCGATCACGCCGAGTTCGCGCACCTCACCTGCAATGCCGCGCCCCATGATGACGTTTTCGGGCAGTTCCTTCGGCTTTGCGTCCTTCGCCGTACGTGCGGGAGCGGAGGCGGCGGGGGCTTCCTTTTTGACGACGGCGGGCAGGGGGGGCGGTGTCCACGCGGGCGCAGGATCCTCGTCGCCGAGGTCGCACTCCATGCAGACGACGCGGCAAGCACAGCCGATGTGCGTGCGAATGGCCTGCTCGATGCGTTTTGCGATGTTGTTCTGCGCGAACAGCTCCGCGCCGAATGCGCCGGGAGCCGCAAGGCGGACGATGTTGCCGTCCACGGTATACTCCGCCCTGCGCAGGGTGTGAAAGAGAACGGCATCCTCGCCCGCCGCCGTGCGCACGACGCGCTCCCATAGGGGGGCGACGGCAGGTGCGAGCGCGATGACGTTCTGCTGGATGTACGCGCCCGCAAGCCGATAGTTCGCCGCAATCTGCTGCGTGATGGCGGCGGTCAGTTCCGCATCGAGGACGACGGGCGTACCGATGACCAGTTCCCATGTATTGTCCTCTGCCGCGACCTCAACGTGGCGCAGCACGCACGCACGCAAAAGAGCCCTCTCCTCATCTGAGAGGGCGAGCCCGCGCAGGAGACGCAGGAGCATATCCTCCGCGCTCGGGAGGATGCGATAGATCTTGTTCATTCGTCGTAGAGCCTCTGATAATGCGCCCTGTCCTCAAGGACGCGCCGCACATAGAGCCGCGTCTCGGGATAGGGAATCGCCTCGATTTCGTCAAACTGATCCGTCCAGTGCCAACGTTCCATCCACTCGCGCACGTTGCCGCGCCCCGCGTTGTACGCCGCGAGCGCGAGGATGTCGTTGCCGCCGAACTCCCGCTCAAGCTCCGCGAGGTACCACACGCCATAGCGGATGTTGAGTGCGGGGTCGTAGAGGTAGTCCTCGGTGAACGGTTCGTCCATCTGCCGTGCGATCCATTCCGCCGTCTGCGGCATGAGCTGCATCATGCCGAGTGCGCCGCCCGTGGACTTGGCGTTCGGTCGGAACTTGCTCTCGTGTTTGATAAC of the Selenomonas dianae genome contains:
- a CDS encoding lytic transglycosylase domain-containing protein translates to MNAHNIRRRFWWGIRALVVGIIVFVIVGGWNMVERSWFYPYDYRSRIETSAAHYHVDPYLVAAVIKHESKFRPNAKSTGGALGMMQLMPQTAEWIARQMDEPFTEDYLYDPALNIRYGVWYLAELEREFGGNDILALAAYNAGRGNVREWMERWHWTDQFDEIEAIPYPETRLYVRRVLEDRAHYQRLYDE
- a CDS encoding PolC-type DNA polymerase III: MNKIYRILPSAEDMLLRLLRGLALSDEERALLRACVLRHVEVAAEDNTWELVIGTPVVLDAELTAAITQQIAANYRLAGAYIQQNVIALAPAVAPLWERVVRTAAGEDAVLFHTLRRAEYTVDGNIVRLAAPGAFGAELFAQNNIAKRIEQAIRTHIGCACRVVCMECDLGDEDPAPAWTPPPLPAVVKKEAPAASAPARTAKDAKPKELPENVIMGRGIAGEVRELGVIEDEVKSIVLAGEVFGAQANKLKSGAQILLLKFADKTNGIACKKFFGARGKTTQEEVDAEVERILKAIGKGCSVRIQGKIEYDKFVSDYVLFIDSMEKRNVPQREDTAEVKRVELHAHTKMSALDAVVPPKVLVETAARWGWPAVAITDHGVVQAFPEAMNTARALRKKGKDIKIIYGMEGYLLDKPEDQRAHHIIFLAQNKTGLYNLYRLVSLSHIRYFRGTKKRGRPCIPRAVLQQYRAGIIVGSACEAGELIRAIVAGRPDEELEEMARFYDFLEIQPIHNNDFLKYDERFPMQTDEDLRDINRKVDALARKLGKMLIATCDVHFLNPEDAVYRAMIQKANGYRDADRQPPLYLRTTEEMLAEFDYLGAERAYECVVTNPRRIADMVEHFLPIPDELYAPTVPGADREIQEMSYARARKLYGKNLPKVVSDRLELELKPILKHGFAALYIIAQRLVKKSNNDGYLVGSRGSVGSSFVATMIGVTEVNPLPPHYRCRHCQYNKFIEDGSVGSGFDLPSMDCPVCGTPLTKDGHNIPFAVFLGFDGDKVPDIDLNFSGDYQPIAHKYTEVLFGKMNVFRAGTISGLQDKNAYGYAMHYYEDMGEAKGRAYIEHMMRGCMGVKATTGQHAGGIMVVPRDMDVHYFTPIQRPANNMESDTLTTHFDYHSISERLVKLDILGHDDPTVIKMLEELTHRDPETIPFDDPATMSIFTSTEALGITPEELGANMGTYGIPEFRTSFTQKMIDDSHPDCFADLVRISGFSHGTNVWLGNAQDLIKAGTSTLKDAISARDDIMNYLMQNGIDPLLSFKTMENVRKGRGIAADVVEKLRAGGIPEWYIDSCQKIKYLFPRAHATAYVMMGYRIAFCKVHYPLAYYAAYFSIRADEFDANIISKGKTAVKAAIDALSAEAREHRGKLDNKKQDILIVLQLAWEMYLRGFSCEPVDLYASDAEKFILHEKSLLPPLTALPGMGQKAAQAIVEARQYGQFISIEDLATRAHIPTPAVELLREHGCLDGMMESNQVELFA